The proteins below come from a single Paraburkholderia flagellata genomic window:
- a CDS encoding spinster family MFS transporter, giving the protein MTPTPASAPASAKSARRYTYEWYVVLICMLAYVFSFVDRQVLALMIEPIKRDLHLTDTQFSLVHGFAFSLFYAVMGIPLAYLADRFARPRIIATGIALWSVATAACGISQNFLHMFLARMSVGVGEASLSPGTYSMLADYFPKEKLGRAAGVYSLGSFIGGGIAFLIGGYVIALLKQASMVTLPVVGAVHGWQVTFFLVGLPGLLVGLVFILTVRDPQRKGLVQDASGNARRVSLADSARFIRSHGKTFFCHYVGFSFYAMTLFCLMSWTPAFYIRRFGMSPVEAGYTLGTILLVANTTGVFCGGWLNDWLLRRGRSDGPMLAGCIGAAAMALPAAAFTQVNSLGGSLTLLVIAMFFASFPMPTSTAAMQTLAPNQMRAQISAVFLLVSNLIGLGIGTTLVALLTDKVFGSPLAVGQSMSIVSLVAALLATVLLGFGCRQFRLSLAREDAHGQSGDAGIDAQGATAATLSATRA; this is encoded by the coding sequence ATGACCCCCACCCCCGCCAGCGCGCCAGCCAGCGCAAAAAGCGCCAGACGCTACACCTATGAGTGGTACGTAGTGCTGATCTGCATGCTTGCCTATGTCTTTTCCTTCGTCGACCGCCAGGTGCTGGCGCTCATGATCGAGCCGATCAAGCGCGACCTGCACCTCACGGATACGCAGTTCAGCCTCGTGCACGGCTTCGCGTTCTCGCTCTTCTATGCCGTGATGGGCATTCCTCTCGCGTATCTCGCCGACCGCTTCGCGCGGCCTCGCATCATCGCGACCGGCATCGCACTCTGGAGCGTCGCCACGGCGGCTTGCGGCATCAGCCAGAACTTTCTGCACATGTTTCTCGCGCGCATGAGCGTGGGCGTGGGCGAAGCTTCGCTCTCGCCGGGCACCTACTCCATGCTCGCCGACTACTTCCCCAAGGAGAAACTCGGCCGTGCGGCTGGTGTCTATTCGCTGGGCTCGTTCATTGGCGGCGGCATTGCATTTTTGATTGGCGGCTATGTGATCGCGCTGCTCAAGCAGGCTTCGATGGTCACGCTCCCTGTCGTCGGTGCGGTGCATGGCTGGCAGGTCACGTTCTTTCTGGTGGGACTGCCCGGCCTTCTCGTGGGCCTCGTCTTCATCCTCACGGTGCGCGACCCGCAGCGCAAGGGGCTCGTGCAGGACGCGAGCGGCAATGCGCGGCGTGTTTCGCTCGCCGATTCCGCGCGCTTCATCCGTTCGCATGGCAAAACGTTTTTTTGCCACTACGTCGGCTTCTCGTTTTACGCGATGACGCTGTTCTGCCTCATGAGCTGGACCCCGGCGTTCTATATCCGCCGCTTCGGCATGTCGCCGGTGGAGGCGGGCTATACGCTCGGCACGATCCTGCTCGTGGCCAACACGACCGGCGTGTTCTGCGGCGGCTGGCTCAACGACTGGCTGCTGCGCCGCGGCCGCAGCGACGGCCCCATGCTTGCGGGCTGTATCGGCGCGGCGGCAATGGCGCTGCCCGCCGCCGCCTTTACGCAGGTGAACAGCCTTGGCGGCTCGCTCACGCTGCTCGTGATCGCGATGTTCTTCGCCTCGTTCCCGATGCCGACTTCGACCGCCGCAATGCAAACGCTCGCGCCGAACCAGATGCGCGCGCAGATCTCCGCCGTGTTCCTGCTCGTGTCGAACCTGATCGGCCTTGGCATTGGCACGACGCTCGTCGCGTTGTTGACCGACAAGGTGTTCGGTTCACCGCTTGCAGTCGGGCAATCGATGTCGATCGTGAGCCTCGTCGCGGCGCTGCTCGCGACCGTGCTGCTGGGCTTCGGCTGCCGGCAGTTCCGCCTGAGCCTCGCGCGCGAGGACGCGCACGGGCAGAGCGGAGACGCTGGCATTGACGCGCAAGGCGCGACGGCCGCGACGCTAAGCGCCACGCGCGCCTGA
- a CDS encoding PDR/VanB family oxidoreductase, protein MQATSFKVRVDALCDEAQGIRSFSISRLDGKPFDAYEPGAHIDVTAPSGITRQYSLCGDPDQRDIQLFAVKRESASRGGSSSLHDDVAVGSELAVGAPRNLFQLAPGAQRHVLIGAGIGITPLLSMAYRLIKQNAPFELHYFARSAEHAAFLPLLARAPFAPYVKLHYGVEPEALDGALAWCLATAETGTHVYTCGPSAFMERVVAVAEQRLPDDAIHLERFAAEPAAPASDAALDAFDVQVASTGQTVRVEKNTSIVDALATIGIEVDTSCGEGVCGTCMIDVVTGEPEHRDHCLSKAERASNKVICCCISRSRSPVLVLDL, encoded by the coding sequence ATGCAAGCCACTTCATTCAAGGTTCGCGTCGACGCCTTGTGCGACGAAGCACAGGGCATTCGCTCGTTCAGCATTTCGCGCCTCGACGGCAAGCCGTTCGACGCGTACGAACCGGGCGCGCATATCGACGTCACGGCACCGTCCGGCATCACGCGCCAGTACTCGCTCTGTGGCGACCCGGATCAGCGCGACATACAGCTCTTCGCCGTGAAGCGCGAGAGTGCATCGCGCGGCGGCTCCAGTTCGTTGCACGACGACGTGGCAGTCGGTAGCGAGCTAGCGGTCGGCGCGCCGCGCAACCTGTTCCAGCTTGCGCCCGGTGCGCAGCGGCACGTGCTGATTGGCGCGGGCATCGGCATCACGCCGCTTTTGTCGATGGCGTATCGCCTCATCAAGCAGAATGCGCCCTTTGAATTGCACTACTTCGCGCGCAGTGCGGAACACGCAGCGTTCCTGCCGCTGCTCGCACGCGCGCCATTTGCGCCCTACGTGAAGCTGCATTATGGCGTGGAGCCCGAGGCGCTGGACGGCGCACTCGCGTGGTGCCTCGCCACGGCCGAGACGGGCACGCACGTTTATACGTGCGGGCCTTCCGCGTTCATGGAGCGCGTGGTCGCGGTGGCCGAACAGCGCTTGCCCGACGACGCGATCCATCTCGAACGTTTCGCGGCAGAGCCTGCGGCGCCCGCGAGCGATGCAGCGCTCGATGCGTTCGACGTGCAGGTGGCCAGCACGGGACAAACCGTGCGCGTGGAAAAGAACACGTCGATAGTCGATGCGCTCGCAACCATTGGCATCGAGGTCGACACATCGTGCGGGGAAGGCGTATGCGGCACTTGCATGATCGACGTCGTGACGGGCGAGCCCGAACATCGCGACCACTGTCTGAGCAAGGCCGAGCGCGCGAGCAACAAGGTCATCTGTTGCTGCATTTCGCGCTCACGCTCGCCGGTTCTCGTGCTCGATCTCTGA
- a CDS encoding LysR family transcriptional regulator gives MPSLDNVDLNLLRVFQAIVEERSLTKAGERLALSQPAISYSLSRLRSLFDDPLFIRTRAGMQPTPIALELASIVGRALDTVREALRYAERFDPAVSTRTFRLSLSDAGEMAYLPSICEAVHREAPKIKVCVEPRPVEEIEDALRSSRLDFAIGNLPELMSRTRHQLLFEETYVCMTRRRRGLPRGETLSLAQFVEASHVQVRSVEHSHHALDDALRSQGVGRNIALELPHFVALPGVLAVTDLYATLPRRLAHIFNADGRFQIYMLPVTMPVAAVTMHWHEHFHDDEGIAWMRELIQGIMQRFDKEKR, from the coding sequence ATGCCATCACTCGACAACGTCGATCTCAACTTGCTGCGGGTCTTTCAGGCCATCGTCGAGGAGCGCAGCCTCACGAAGGCAGGCGAGCGGCTCGCGCTCTCGCAGCCCGCCATCAGTTATTCGCTCTCGCGCCTGCGCTCGCTGTTCGACGATCCGCTCTTCATCCGCACGCGCGCGGGCATGCAGCCCACGCCCATCGCGCTGGAGCTGGCTTCGATCGTCGGCCGCGCGCTCGACACCGTGCGCGAGGCGCTGCGCTATGCCGAGCGCTTCGATCCGGCGGTGAGCACGCGCACGTTCAGGCTCTCGCTTTCGGATGCGGGGGAAATGGCCTATCTGCCGTCGATTTGCGAGGCGGTTCATCGCGAAGCGCCGAAGATCAAGGTGTGTGTCGAGCCGCGGCCCGTGGAAGAGATCGAGGATGCGCTGCGCTCGAGCCGCCTCGACTTCGCGATCGGCAATTTGCCCGAGCTGATGTCGCGAACGCGCCATCAGTTGCTGTTCGAAGAGACCTACGTGTGTATGACGCGCCGCAGGCGCGGCTTGCCGCGCGGCGAGACGCTGAGCCTCGCGCAATTCGTCGAGGCCTCGCATGTGCAGGTGAGGTCCGTCGAGCACAGCCATCACGCGCTGGACGACGCGCTGCGCTCGCAGGGCGTGGGCAGAAATATCGCGCTGGAATTGCCGCACTTCGTCGCGCTGCCAGGCGTGCTCGCCGTGACCGACCTGTACGCGACGCTGCCGCGCCGTCTCGCGCACATCTTCAACGCGGACGGACGCTTCCAGATCTACATGCTGCCCGTGACCATGCCGGTCGCGGCCGTGACCATGCACTGGCATGAGCACTTTCACGACGACGAAGGCATTGCGTGGATGCGCGAGTTGATTCAGGGCATCATGCAGCGCTTCGACAAGGAGAAGCGCTGA
- a CDS encoding aromatic ring-hydroxylating oxygenase subunit alpha, whose amino-acid sequence MSDTWQTIDTSTLRGRVETDRIAPSLYYDPALFEAELERIFYKTWIWVAHESELPNPGDFRTTTIGRQPVIVVRDKTGTVNVLQNRCRHRGATVCEEHKGNAKGFTCPYHSWSYALDGTLRALPYGDGYEGVCEKGDLPLEKLRVGVYQGLIFASFNQEIEPLEDFLGGAKPWIDLFMKQGAGYPVKANGEHKFKFKGNWKIQLENTTDLYHFPVVHKSWMKSIDDETAAAITSFMTSDQAFCRSLGNGHSLAVLVPELVDLDQDDGAPLPERFQELAAQLAERHTPEEVRRIVRSLMGVGFNLNLFPNLALSMAFFRVLRPISAEETEIRHVALAMDGGPEEANRVRLRIHEHFQGPFGFGSPDDAEAWERVQRGSHAGPGTPILVNRGLNRETTAPNGEKTAHATDETGMREAYAQWRAMMEA is encoded by the coding sequence ATGAGCGATACCTGGCAGACCATCGACACGAGTACGCTGCGCGGCCGCGTAGAGACGGACCGCATCGCACCTTCGCTGTACTACGATCCGGCGCTGTTCGAAGCGGAACTCGAGCGCATTTTCTACAAGACGTGGATCTGGGTTGCGCACGAAAGCGAACTGCCCAACCCAGGCGACTTCCGCACCACGACCATCGGCCGGCAGCCGGTTATCGTCGTGCGCGACAAGACGGGCACGGTGAACGTGCTGCAAAACCGCTGCCGCCATCGCGGCGCGACCGTATGCGAAGAGCACAAGGGCAACGCCAAGGGCTTCACGTGCCCCTACCATAGCTGGTCGTACGCGCTCGATGGCACGCTGCGCGCGCTGCCCTATGGCGACGGCTACGAAGGCGTGTGCGAGAAAGGCGACCTGCCGCTCGAAAAGCTGCGCGTGGGCGTTTATCAGGGCCTCATCTTTGCGAGCTTCAATCAGGAGATCGAACCGCTTGAAGACTTCCTCGGCGGCGCGAAGCCCTGGATCGACCTCTTCATGAAGCAAGGCGCGGGATACCCCGTGAAGGCGAACGGCGAACACAAGTTCAAGTTCAAGGGCAACTGGAAGATCCAGCTCGAGAACACCACGGACCTCTATCACTTCCCGGTGGTGCACAAGTCGTGGATGAAGTCGATCGACGACGAAACGGCTGCGGCGATCACGAGCTTCATGACGAGCGATCAGGCCTTCTGCCGCTCGCTCGGCAACGGCCACAGCCTGGCCGTCCTCGTGCCCGAACTCGTCGACCTCGACCAGGACGATGGCGCGCCGCTGCCTGAGCGTTTCCAGGAGCTGGCCGCGCAACTGGCCGAGCGCCACACGCCCGAAGAAGTGCGCCGCATCGTGCGCTCGCTGATGGGCGTGGGCTTCAACCTGAACCTCTTCCCGAACCTCGCGCTCTCGATGGCGTTCTTCCGCGTGCTGCGCCCCATCTCTGCTGAGGAAACCGAAATTCGCCACGTGGCGCTCGCCATGGACGGCGGCCCCGAGGAAGCCAACCGCGTGCGCCTGCGCATTCACGAACACTTCCAGGGCCCGTTCGGCTTCGGCAGCCCGGACGACGCCGAAGCCTGGGAGCGCGTGCAGCGCGGCTCCCACGCCGGTCCCGGCACGCCGATTCTCGTGAACCGTGGCTTGAACCGCGAAACCACGGCACCGAACGGAGAAAAAACCGCACACGCCACCGACGAAACCGGCATGCGCGAAGCGTATGCGCAGTGGCGCGCCATGATGGAGGCATGA
- a CDS encoding aromatic-ring-hydroxylating dioxygenase subunit beta yields MMDDRNVLNSQETFTRAVQFIWREAEMLDRREYSAWLELWDPKGHYVVPIDPNTTDFAAALNYAYDDQHMREMRVQRMTSGYSASASDAARTVRTVSRFTLSSDAADTVEVKSAQIIVAYKRGANTIFAADLTHRISFASGEPKLLQKVVRLIDSTEALSAIGFLL; encoded by the coding sequence ATGATGGACGATCGAAACGTACTCAACTCGCAAGAGACTTTTACGCGCGCCGTGCAGTTCATCTGGCGCGAAGCAGAAATGCTGGACCGCCGCGAATACAGCGCCTGGCTCGAACTGTGGGACCCGAAGGGCCACTACGTCGTGCCGATCGATCCGAACACGACCGACTTCGCCGCCGCGCTGAACTACGCGTACGACGACCAGCACATGCGTGAGATGCGCGTGCAGCGCATGACGTCGGGCTATTCGGCATCGGCGAGCGATGCGGCGCGCACGGTGCGCACGGTTTCGCGCTTCACGCTCTCGAGCGATGCGGCCGATACCGTGGAAGTGAAGTCGGCGCAGATCATCGTGGCGTACAAACGCGGCGCGAACACGATCTTCGCAGCGGACCTCACGCACCGCATCAGCTTCGCGAGCGGCGAGCCGAAGCTTCTGCAAAAGGTGGTCCGCCTGATCGATTCGACCGAAGCGCTGAGCGCGATCGGATTCCTGCTCTAA
- a CDS encoding 2-hydroxymuconate tautomerase family protein: MPTLEVYLPAGHAEARKAQLIARLTDATVEAIGAPAESVRILLSELADTHYGIGGKRAADGAPPSLPVIVAILIAGRTLEQKAALIDALATTSAEVLDSPLDATRVIIKDIPSTDFGLGGKTARSLGR, encoded by the coding sequence ATGCCTACACTCGAAGTCTATTTGCCCGCTGGCCACGCGGAAGCACGCAAGGCGCAGTTGATCGCGCGTCTGACCGATGCGACCGTCGAAGCGATCGGCGCGCCTGCCGAATCCGTGCGCATCTTGCTGAGCGAACTGGCTGACACGCACTACGGCATCGGCGGCAAGCGTGCCGCCGATGGTGCACCACCTTCGCTGCCAGTAATCGTAGCGATCCTGATTGCGGGGCGAACGCTCGAACAGAAAGCCGCGCTGATCGATGCGCTCGCAACGACCAGCGCCGAGGTGCTCGACTCTCCGCTCGATGCCACGCGCGTGATCATCAAGGACATCCCGAGCACCGACTTTGGCCTTGGCGGCAAAACAGCCCGTTCGCTCGGGCGCTAA
- a CDS encoding ATP-binding protein encodes MTYPTEDDFRRLLDALTLCVLLHDASTKAIVWANRAACIALGFSVEELLPLKAHDMTRPAPKYAREIAVAAMDRSITEGPQGYEWCYRSRTGQDMLSEAIATYVPLKERAVVMVQFRDISAEEAMRQALRRHETRLREFMQDLSEGVAVLTLDGTVDFISDSGRRVLGLAAEQAPGSVFDYCSERNRERLAEQLDDAPLQGPSEPQRYRMTRRDGSACWLRITCRRLVIEDDLDGLLIHFRDISDEVSIEEARRTEARMLEYAGRYNAMGEMATAIAHELSQPLAAVRNFIEGAIRRLEQAGPVEDAIWGLRSADRQAEHAALIIKSVREYIVKREPTETRSDLRDILSEVAYFIELRAQDACVRMHIVQPKAALPVMCERVLIGQVVLNLAFNAIDALADVDADRRDLTLACEEKDGRALVSVIDNGPGVPADAHGRLFDGFSSSKAGGNGIGLSLCKNIVTRHQGAIWAQPAPGGGLECCFALPLISAG; translated from the coding sequence ATGACGTACCCCACCGAAGACGATTTCCGCCGCCTGCTCGACGCCTTGACCCTGTGCGTGCTGCTGCACGACGCCAGCACGAAGGCGATCGTCTGGGCCAATCGCGCGGCTTGCATCGCGCTCGGTTTTTCTGTCGAAGAATTGCTGCCGCTAAAGGCGCACGACATGACGCGCCCCGCGCCGAAATACGCGCGCGAAATTGCCGTGGCGGCGATGGACCGCTCGATCACCGAAGGGCCGCAAGGCTACGAATGGTGCTATCGCTCGCGCACCGGGCAGGACATGCTTTCGGAAGCGATTGCGACTTATGTGCCGCTCAAGGAGCGCGCGGTCGTGATGGTGCAGTTTCGCGACATCAGTGCGGAAGAGGCGATGCGCCAGGCATTGCGGCGCCACGAAACGCGGCTGCGCGAATTCATGCAGGATCTGAGCGAAGGCGTGGCGGTGCTCACGCTCGACGGCACGGTCGACTTCATCAGCGACTCCGGGCGCCGCGTGCTCGGCCTCGCCGCTGAACAAGCGCCGGGTTCCGTGTTCGATTACTGCAGCGAGCGCAACCGCGAGCGACTTGCCGAGCAACTCGACGACGCGCCGCTGCAGGGGCCGTCCGAGCCGCAGCGCTATCGCATGACGCGCCGCGACGGCAGCGCGTGCTGGCTGCGCATTACCTGCCGGCGGCTCGTGATCGAAGACGATCTCGACGGTCTGTTGATCCACTTCCGTGACATCTCGGACGAGGTGAGTATCGAAGAAGCACGCCGCACCGAGGCGCGCATGCTCGAATACGCGGGGCGTTACAACGCAATGGGAGAAATGGCCACGGCGATTGCGCATGAACTGAGCCAGCCGCTCGCTGCGGTGCGCAATTTTATTGAAGGCGCCATCAGGCGGCTCGAACAGGCGGGGCCCGTGGAAGATGCGATCTGGGGGCTGCGCAGCGCCGACCGCCAGGCGGAGCACGCCGCGCTCATCATCAAGAGCGTGCGCGAATACATCGTGAAGCGCGAGCCGACCGAAACGCGCTCGGACCTGCGCGACATTCTCAGCGAGGTCGCTTACTTCATCGAACTGCGCGCGCAAGACGCGTGCGTGCGGATGCATATCGTGCAGCCCAAGGCTGCGCTACCCGTGATGTGCGAGCGCGTGCTGATCGGGCAGGTCGTGCTCAATCTCGCGTTCAACGCGATCGACGCGCTGGCCGATGTCGATGCGGACCGGCGCGATCTCACGCTCGCTTGCGAGGAGAAAGACGGCAGGGCGCTCGTGAGCGTGATCGACAACGGCCCAGGCGTGCCCGCCGATGCGCATGGCCGCCTCTTCGACGGCTTTTCGTCGTCGAAGGCGGGCGGCAACGGCATCGGCCTCTCGCTGTGCAAGAACATCGTCACGCGGCACCAAGGCGCGATCTGGGCGCAGCCCGCGCCGGGCGGCGGGCTCGAATGCTGCTTCGCGCTGCCGCTCATCTCCGCAGGTTAG
- a CDS encoding acyl-CoA dehydrogenase family protein, with the protein MALVATAVASHSDINAEACATQSGGRLSLDEVIDVVAARRDEFDRLSHVPRDVIDLFKRAGIYRAGTPKRFGGDARAPGEFLEMIERIAVADGSAAWVASFGSANVYLAALPLETQAQIYASGPDQAFAGGLFPVQNVQAVEGGWRVNGTWKFASGCKGADWLGVGISTGNGAGNAPNKPRTAVFRPEQVEIIDNWNVVGMQGTGSHDLRVTDQIVTDDWTFVRGGTPCVDEPLYRYPTVAYAAQVLAVVNLGLARAALDVANHMSGGRRTTTGAPQLADRAYYRIELAKAEAQLRSARAFFYESTDSVWQSILAGNPVTPEQVSLLRLTATHIAREGADVVNRAYRLGGTMAIYKTHPLQRLLRDAMVVTQHAFLGEGNFDGAGAVFVGVPPIPGYL; encoded by the coding sequence ATGGCATTAGTTGCGACCGCCGTCGCCTCCCATAGCGACATCAATGCAGAGGCCTGCGCCACGCAGTCGGGCGGCCGCCTCTCGCTCGACGAGGTCATCGACGTCGTGGCCGCGCGCCGCGACGAATTCGACCGGCTTTCGCACGTCCCGCGCGACGTCATCGATCTCTTCAAGCGCGCAGGCATCTATCGCGCGGGCACGCCCAAGCGCTTTGGCGGCGACGCGCGCGCGCCAGGCGAATTTCTGGAGATGATCGAACGGATTGCTGTCGCCGACGGCTCCGCGGCATGGGTTGCGAGCTTCGGCTCGGCCAATGTCTACCTCGCCGCCCTGCCGCTCGAAACGCAGGCGCAAATCTACGCGAGCGGCCCCGACCAGGCCTTCGCGGGCGGCCTCTTTCCCGTGCAGAACGTACAGGCGGTCGAAGGCGGCTGGCGCGTGAACGGTACGTGGAAGTTCGCGAGCGGCTGCAAGGGCGCGGACTGGCTCGGCGTGGGCATCAGCACCGGCAACGGCGCGGGCAACGCCCCGAACAAGCCGCGCACGGCCGTGTTCCGCCCCGAGCAGGTTGAGATCATCGATAACTGGAACGTGGTCGGCATGCAGGGCACCGGCAGCCACGACCTGCGCGTGACCGACCAGATCGTCACCGACGACTGGACCTTCGTGCGCGGCGGGACGCCTTGCGTGGACGAGCCGCTCTATCGCTATCCGACCGTCGCTTACGCGGCCCAGGTGCTCGCGGTCGTCAACCTCGGTCTCGCGCGCGCGGCGCTCGACGTGGCGAACCATATGTCCGGCGGCCGCCGCACGACGACCGGCGCGCCGCAACTCGCGGACCGCGCTTACTACCGCATCGAGCTTGCGAAGGCCGAGGCACAACTGCGCTCGGCGCGCGCGTTCTTCTACGAGTCGACCGACAGCGTCTGGCAATCCATTCTCGCCGGCAACCCCGTGACGCCCGAGCAGGTCAGCCTGCTGCGCCTCACCGCAACGCACATCGCGCGCGAAGGCGCCGACGTGGTGAATCGCGCATACCGTCTTGGCGGCACGATGGCGATCTACAAGACGCACCCGTTGCAGCGTTTGCTGCGCGACGCAATGGTCGTGACGCAGCACGCGTTCCTCGGCGAAGGCAATTTCGACGGCGCGGGCGCCGTGTTCGTCGGCGTGCCGCCGATTCCGGGCTATCTGTAA
- a CDS encoding nuclear transport factor 2 family protein, with translation MATTTDAARTIAALEARLAALEGASAARKTMARYMALCDVPSGALDGESLASLFTADAVWEGIGPQYTSKFGRIEGREAIVAMLARYLPPAPHFATNVHFLTSESIEMVTPARASGRWIMLQASGYVDERAELIGARLEVDFVPAPDAATWLIAHFRTERLFDAPWRVSPRPAA, from the coding sequence ATGGCGACGACCACTGACGCCGCACGCACGATTGCGGCGCTGGAAGCGCGCCTTGCCGCACTCGAAGGCGCTAGCGCCGCACGAAAAACCATGGCGCGCTACATGGCGCTGTGCGACGTGCCGAGCGGCGCGCTCGACGGCGAATCGCTCGCCAGCCTTTTCACGGCCGATGCGGTGTGGGAAGGCATCGGCCCGCAATATACGAGCAAGTTCGGCCGTATCGAAGGCCGCGAGGCCATCGTTGCGATGCTCGCGCGCTATCTGCCGCCGGCGCCGCACTTCGCGACCAACGTGCACTTTCTCACGTCCGAGAGCATCGAAATGGTGACGCCCGCGCGCGCGTCGGGACGCTGGATCATGCTGCAGGCTTCGGGCTACGTGGACGAGCGCGCGGAGTTGATCGGCGCGCGGCTCGAAGTGGACTTCGTGCCTGCGCCCGATGCTGCTACGTGGCTCATCGCGCACTTTCGCACCGAGCGGCTTTTCGACGCGCCATGGCGCGTGTCGCCGCGTCCGGCTGCCTGA
- a CDS encoding amidase, translating into MSALISAFTRGGDGPTIVIKDTIDIAGMRTTGASRALAETAHAQKHADVVQLLLDAKWKIVGKANMHELAFGMTGINDYTGTPVNPQDATRIPGGSSSGSASAVGQGIAEAALGTDTGGSIRGPAACCGVIGLKPTFARVSRRGVAPAESTLDCVGPFARDMRMIVETMGVIAPAFDKAAASKKVTACRIGIAQVDARADLLAAVTRAPQRAGFSSQAIELAGLADAFHAGLALINVETWAAFGHLVDSGKLGADLETRLRAASSTTSDQVSAAERVRRSFTDSVDRALDSVDVIVMPTLPALPITIDDARRGVSVIAMSSLIRPFNLSGHPALSLPLPIEGSPLKAGLQIIGRHGADEQVCAVAAAFEAALAS; encoded by the coding sequence ATGAGCGCATTGATCAGTGCCTTCACTCGTGGAGGCGACGGACCCACCATCGTCATCAAGGACACCATCGACATTGCGGGCATGCGCACGACGGGCGCGAGCCGCGCGCTCGCAGAAACCGCGCATGCGCAAAAGCATGCGGACGTGGTGCAGTTGCTGCTCGACGCGAAGTGGAAAATCGTCGGCAAGGCCAACATGCACGAACTGGCGTTCGGCATGACGGGCATAAACGATTACACGGGCACGCCCGTCAATCCGCAAGACGCGACGCGCATTCCGGGCGGCTCGTCGAGCGGCTCTGCGAGCGCGGTCGGCCAGGGAATCGCGGAAGCTGCGCTCGGCACCGACACGGGCGGCTCGATTCGCGGCCCCGCCGCATGTTGCGGCGTAATCGGCCTCAAGCCCACGTTTGCGCGCGTTTCGCGGCGCGGCGTCGCGCCCGCCGAATCGACGCTCGATTGCGTGGGCCCGTTTGCCCGCGACATGCGCATGATCGTCGAGACGATGGGCGTCATCGCGCCCGCATTCGACAAGGCAGCCGCGAGCAAGAAAGTCACCGCGTGCAGGATCGGCATTGCGCAAGTCGATGCGCGAGCGGACCTGCTTGCCGCCGTCACGCGTGCGCCGCAGCGTGCGGGGTTTTCGTCACAGGCCATCGAGCTTGCGGGCCTCGCCGACGCCTTCCACGCGGGCCTTGCGCTCATCAACGTGGAAACGTGGGCGGCGTTCGGCCATCTCGTGGATAGCGGCAAGCTCGGTGCGGATCTCGAAACGCGCCTGCGCGCCGCTTCGTCCACTACGTCCGACCAGGTGAGCGCGGCGGAACGCGTGCGCCGCAGCTTTACCGATTCCGTGGATCGCGCGCTAGACAGCGTCGATGTGATCGTGATGCCGACGCTTCCCGCCCTGCCCATCACGATTGACGATGCGCGGCGCGGCGTGTCGGTGATCGCGATGTCCTCGCTGATCCGCCCGTTCAATCTCAGCGGTCATCCGGCGCTGAGTCTGCCGCTGCCCATTGAAGGCTCGCCGCTGAAGGCCGGGCTGCAGATCATTGGACGCCATGGCGCCGACGAACAGGTTTGCGCCGTTGCTGCAGCGTTCGAAGCAGCGCTCGCCAGCTGA
- a CDS encoding SDR family NAD(P)-dependent oxidoreductase, producing the protein MSSRVILVTGAARGLGAVIAARFHAAGYRVVLGDVAFDAAAATARALSADESSAFALKLDVTRKEDFVSARDAIVARWGRIDALVNNAGASKVVPVMEITAEQFDQVIDVNLRSVLFGCQVFGQHFANHGEGRIVNIASLAGQNGGSATGAHYAAAKGGAITLTKVFARDLAASGVTVNAISPGPLDLPIVHESVPADKLDKVIASIPVGRLGAADYVADAAVLLASGNAYFANGACWDINGGLYMR; encoded by the coding sequence ATGTCCAGCAGAGTCATCCTCGTTACCGGCGCGGCGCGCGGCCTCGGCGCCGTGATTGCCGCGCGCTTTCATGCGGCGGGCTACCGCGTCGTCCTCGGCGACGTAGCATTCGATGCCGCCGCTGCCACCGCGCGCGCCTTGAGCGCCGATGAATCGAGCGCATTTGCGTTGAAGCTAGACGTCACGCGCAAAGAAGATTTCGTGAGCGCGCGCGATGCGATCGTCGCGCGCTGGGGCCGTATCGATGCGCTCGTGAACAATGCGGGTGCATCGAAGGTCGTGCCTGTCATGGAGATCACGGCCGAACAGTTCGATCAGGTCATCGACGTCAATCTGCGCAGCGTGCTGTTCGGCTGCCAGGTGTTCGGACAGCACTTCGCGAATCATGGCGAAGGACGCATTGTGAATATTGCTTCGCTGGCCGGCCAGAATGGCGGCTCGGCAACGGGCGCGCACTATGCGGCGGCCAAGGGCGGCGCCATTACGCTCACCAAAGTGTTCGCGCGTGACCTCGCCGCCTCTGGCGTGACCGTGAATGCCATTTCGCCGGGGCCGCTCGATTTGCCTATCGTGCACGAGAGCGTGCCCGCGGACAAACTCGACAAAGTGATTGCGAGCATTCCCGTGGGGCGCCTGGGCGCCGCCGACTACGTCGCCGACGCCGCAGTGCTGCTCGCCTCGGGCAACGCGTACTTCGCCAACGGCGCATGTTGGGACATCAACGGCGGTCTTTATATGCGCTAA